A single genomic interval of Halopiger aswanensis harbors:
- the pglZ gene encoding BREX-5 system phosphatase PglZ: protein MQATQTLPDAAKETIQREFDRAESSDPIVLWWDDGNYLEDIIQQACDELGIHLKVAEETPLELRANPVDGEQVWYVPHVKEPGDVEGDYDWFRDVEHTGGEVKMSIEDLTVHAFERGQLDAWELKTATQADDPAKRREIARILHDQLTGGQLPTLEQLRTQIVTGGYTDPVAFVLENGWGDIDDSPDTIEQMQDLLTSEGVDAVASEDEPVGIVTVTRRWAVAEWLIHAGADAKRFPREFRAETAGDHDLPELKSLLNNTTSASLLADRYLGEMIWPDVVADVDDPWELADCIVDAALERRLWEEWHASFDAGDYVTCLERAEERYDALLGSEDFRGTYRGAYGPDSPWTRTWEQASEIARLAHQLETWDESAPDDVISLYADPDDGTWQIDNAVLNLVVAGEPESDLPDDHPATAALDDLRTQLQSEYVEYLEDLGDLVTETVEAGAPFVDEDHSYQFFTKESDGLESGQTVALFVIDALRLDLARRLADELRDYVATLPSDAPEFAVDEDVWLGTLPSETEFGKAALTPGEIQMFDVSLVDGELQPLRNNRRVTTNRRESLLGGDGWTVTREEDDGWQSTRVAYFKNDIDDIGEKELSDLEAMLARRVDSLAEFIGTKLEQGEWDQAYVLTDHGFVLLPDNASPEKISRPTEASDSGRRWIAGKDVDEDSPGVLLDSSSRLGYLDANVSVLASPLKRFRKQGLGDARFYHGGLLPQEFVLDFISITQG from the coding sequence ATGCAAGCAACTCAGACCCTACCCGACGCCGCGAAAGAGACTATCCAAAGAGAGTTCGACCGGGCCGAGTCGTCAGACCCGATCGTCCTCTGGTGGGACGACGGGAACTACCTCGAAGACATCATCCAGCAGGCCTGTGATGAACTTGGCATTCACCTGAAGGTCGCCGAGGAGACGCCGCTGGAACTCCGTGCAAATCCAGTCGATGGCGAACAGGTCTGGTACGTCCCACACGTCAAGGAGCCCGGAGACGTCGAGGGCGACTACGACTGGTTCCGCGACGTTGAGCACACGGGCGGCGAGGTCAAGATGAGTATCGAAGACCTCACCGTCCACGCGTTCGAGCGCGGCCAACTCGATGCGTGGGAACTGAAAACCGCGACTCAGGCGGACGATCCCGCAAAGCGTCGCGAGATTGCGCGGATTCTCCACGACCAGCTCACTGGCGGACAGCTCCCGACGCTCGAACAACTCCGCACGCAGATCGTCACCGGTGGCTACACCGATCCGGTCGCGTTCGTGCTGGAGAACGGCTGGGGCGACATCGACGACAGCCCCGACACTATCGAGCAGATGCAGGACTTGCTGACCAGCGAGGGCGTCGATGCGGTCGCCAGCGAGGACGAACCGGTCGGGATCGTCACGGTGACGCGTCGATGGGCCGTCGCTGAGTGGCTGATCCACGCCGGTGCCGACGCCAAACGCTTCCCGAGGGAGTTCCGCGCTGAGACGGCCGGCGATCACGACCTCCCCGAGCTCAAGTCGCTGTTGAACAACACCACCTCGGCCAGTCTCCTCGCCGATCGTTACCTCGGCGAGATGATCTGGCCCGACGTCGTTGCGGATGTGGACGACCCGTGGGAACTCGCGGACTGTATCGTCGACGCTGCGCTCGAGCGTCGCCTCTGGGAGGAGTGGCACGCGTCCTTCGACGCCGGCGACTACGTGACGTGTCTCGAGCGCGCCGAGGAGCGGTACGACGCCCTTCTCGGGAGCGAGGACTTCCGCGGCACCTACCGGGGAGCCTACGGCCCGGATAGCCCGTGGACGCGGACATGGGAGCAGGCTTCGGAGATCGCCCGCCTCGCGCACCAGCTCGAGACGTGGGACGAGAGTGCGCCTGACGACGTCATCTCGCTGTACGCCGACCCCGACGACGGCACGTGGCAGATCGACAACGCGGTGCTCAACCTCGTCGTCGCCGGCGAACCTGAGTCCGACCTCCCCGACGATCATCCCGCGACCGCCGCGCTCGACGACCTCCGTACCCAGCTCCAGTCGGAATACGTCGAGTACCTCGAAGACCTCGGTGATCTCGTCACCGAGACCGTCGAGGCTGGCGCTCCGTTCGTCGACGAGGATCACTCCTACCAGTTCTTCACCAAGGAGTCCGATGGCCTCGAAAGCGGCCAGACGGTCGCGTTATTCGTCATCGACGCCCTTCGGCTCGACCTCGCCCGCCGGCTCGCAGACGAGTTGCGTGATTATGTGGCGACGCTACCGTCCGACGCCCCCGAGTTCGCCGTCGATGAAGACGTCTGGCTCGGGACGCTTCCCTCGGAGACTGAGTTCGGGAAGGCTGCGCTCACGCCGGGAGAGATCCAGATGTTCGACGTCTCGCTGGTCGACGGCGAGTTACAGCCCCTCCGAAACAACCGTCGCGTGACGACCAATCGCCGCGAGTCGCTGTTGGGCGGCGACGGCTGGACGGTCACTCGCGAGGAGGACGACGGCTGGCAGTCGACGCGTGTCGCCTACTTCAAGAACGACATCGACGACATCGGCGAGAAGGAACTCAGCGACCTCGAGGCGATGCTGGCTCGACGCGTCGACTCGCTCGCGGAGTTCATCGGAACGAAACTCGAACAGGGGGAGTGGGATCAGGCCTACGTGCTGACCGACCACGGGTTCGTCCTCCTCCCGGACAATGCGTCGCCGGAGAAGATTTCGCGGCCGACGGAAGCGTCCGACTCCGGGCGCCGATGGATCGCCGGGAAGGATGTGGACGAGGATTCGCCCGGCGTACTACTCGACTCCAGCTCCCGACTGGGGTACCTCGACGCCAACGTCAGCGTCCTTGCGAGCCCACTCAAGCGGTTCAGAAAGCAGGGGCTCGGTGACGCGCGGTTCTACCACGGCGGACTGCTCCCACAGGAGTTCGTACTCGACTTCATCAGCATCACGCAAGGGTAA
- a CDS encoding helicase-related protein yields MTGSPQFSPGQRVILNDTPAEVIRTRTVGDIEYLRAYIEGEGAKTVCLDDVEIQPSQSGIERISDHQLDALHPDHDTVSAQWFDLHTQATKLKLAHEQGQLLSISNSLVRLEPYQLDAVNWVMQKLRQRALIGDDVGLGKTIEAGLILKELSARNRADRVLFVVPAHLQKKWIRDMDRFFDVDLTVADRAWVEGERRRLGEEANIWNQDQQQLVTSMAFLRQDEFRPALRDAFWDVVVVDEAHKAAKRGDSPSKTANMVDTVTGNSDSLLLLSATPHDGKGEAFRSLVEYIDPFLVAENRELSQETVDRVMIRRGKTDIYDEDGERVFPDREVNSVSVSMTHDERQFYRAVTDYVKNVYNRSEKLNEPAVGFAMALMQKRLVSSVGAIHATLRRRLDDLLDEEAETEGLSEEARAYLDGEDLDEDDKERAEDEIAGLTVTSTDEQLQEEIDTLRDLVSLAEDLPVDSKAQKVRRFISQLLEEQPDEKLLLFTEYRDTLDYLLEFVQDEPWADEILVIHGDVDKEERARIEDEFNHGQSRLLFATDAASEGIDLQHSCHIMANYELPWNPNRLEQRIGRIHRYGQEEEVKVWNFLFDDTRESEIFEMLQTKVEEIRSQLGNTADVLGILDDIDVDSLIMESIENDEPPSATKEELEEMIEERQRTLEEWYERSLVDTSTFDAESRRQIQEVVDESEDVYGSEGDIREFFERAVEAFGGEFEKRGTNLYQAELPDGINQPGQDTTFGPFTFDRDFAMDHEDITYLAPDTDVLQRLMARVLEDERGEVGLKLLPFIDTPGITYNYRVAFEDGTSDVIREETIPVFVDAAQEDAQQALGERVVEGDSVTAKPDVDDLRTVLDAQTDLRTAADRYVSVRVNEIKNHLQEKRHEETARELENLDEYAQAERERIEAFIEEYERKADTGSDMDIAIRGQQERLEQLEDRIETRREELRRREQIISLAPEVENYCLTLPL; encoded by the coding sequence ATGACGGGGTCTCCACAATTTTCTCCCGGCCAGCGGGTGATTCTCAACGATACTCCTGCAGAGGTCATCCGGACTCGGACTGTCGGTGACATCGAGTACCTACGAGCCTATATTGAAGGGGAGGGTGCCAAAACCGTTTGTCTGGATGACGTCGAGATTCAGCCCTCTCAGAGTGGAATCGAGAGGATTTCCGATCACCAACTCGACGCCCTTCATCCTGATCACGATACGGTCTCGGCGCAGTGGTTCGACCTCCACACACAGGCGACGAAACTCAAGCTCGCCCACGAGCAGGGACAGCTCCTGAGCATCTCGAACTCGCTCGTTCGACTCGAGCCCTACCAGCTCGACGCCGTGAACTGGGTGATGCAGAAACTCCGACAGCGGGCGCTCATCGGCGACGACGTCGGGCTCGGGAAAACGATAGAGGCTGGGCTCATCCTCAAGGAACTCTCCGCCCGAAATCGCGCCGACCGTGTCCTGTTCGTCGTTCCCGCGCACCTGCAGAAGAAGTGGATCCGGGATATGGATCGCTTCTTCGACGTCGATCTCACCGTCGCAGACCGGGCCTGGGTCGAAGGTGAGCGGCGCCGGCTCGGCGAGGAGGCCAACATCTGGAACCAGGATCAGCAACAGCTCGTCACCAGCATGGCGTTCCTGCGACAGGACGAGTTCCGGCCTGCACTCCGGGACGCGTTCTGGGACGTCGTCGTGGTCGACGAGGCACACAAGGCCGCAAAGCGGGGGGACTCGCCGAGCAAGACGGCAAACATGGTTGATACCGTCACGGGAAACTCCGACTCGCTGCTGCTTCTCAGTGCGACGCCCCACGACGGGAAAGGCGAGGCGTTCCGCTCACTCGTCGAGTACATCGACCCGTTCCTCGTCGCCGAGAACCGAGAACTCTCACAGGAAACAGTCGATCGCGTGATGATCCGTCGCGGCAAGACCGACATCTACGACGAGGATGGTGAACGCGTCTTCCCAGACCGGGAGGTCAATTCGGTCTCGGTCTCAATGACGCACGACGAGCGTCAGTTCTACCGGGCGGTCACCGACTACGTCAAAAACGTCTACAACCGCTCGGAGAAGTTGAACGAACCCGCGGTCGGGTTTGCGATGGCACTCATGCAGAAACGGCTGGTGAGCAGCGTCGGCGCGATTCACGCGACGCTTCGTCGACGACTGGACGACCTCCTCGACGAAGAAGCGGAAACTGAAGGCCTTTCTGAGGAAGCGCGAGCCTACCTCGATGGCGAGGATCTAGACGAGGACGATAAGGAACGCGCGGAAGACGAGATCGCCGGTCTGACAGTCACCAGCACCGACGAACAGCTCCAAGAAGAGATCGACACACTCCGCGACCTCGTCTCGCTGGCGGAGGACTTACCGGTCGACTCCAAAGCACAGAAGGTCAGGCGATTTATCTCCCAACTCCTCGAGGAACAACCGGACGAGAAACTCCTGTTGTTTACCGAGTACCGAGACACGCTCGACTACCTCCTCGAGTTCGTACAAGATGAGCCGTGGGCCGACGAGATTCTCGTGATTCACGGCGACGTGGACAAGGAGGAACGAGCACGGATCGAAGACGAGTTCAATCACGGCCAGTCGCGACTCCTGTTCGCGACCGATGCAGCGAGCGAGGGGATCGACCTTCAGCACAGTTGCCACATTATGGCCAACTATGAGCTCCCATGGAACCCAAACCGGCTCGAGCAGCGGATCGGGCGCATCCATCGCTACGGACAGGAAGAGGAGGTCAAGGTCTGGAACTTCCTCTTCGACGATACCCGCGAGAGCGAGATCTTCGAGATGCTCCAAACCAAGGTCGAAGAGATTCGCTCCCAGCTCGGAAACACGGCGGACGTACTCGGCATCCTCGACGACATCGACGTGGACTCGCTCATCATGGAGTCCATCGAGAACGACGAACCGCCGAGTGCAACCAAAGAGGAACTTGAAGAGATGATCGAGGAGCGTCAGCGGACACTCGAGGAGTGGTACGAGCGGAGCCTCGTCGATACCAGCACATTCGACGCGGAGAGCCGCCGGCAGATTCAGGAGGTTGTCGACGAGTCAGAGGACGTCTACGGAAGCGAGGGGGACATTCGCGAGTTCTTTGAGCGAGCAGTCGAGGCCTTCGGGGGCGAATTCGAGAAGCGCGGCACCAACCTCTATCAAGCCGAATTGCCGGATGGAATCAATCAGCCCGGCCAAGACACGACATTCGGTCCGTTCACGTTCGACCGAGACTTCGCGATGGATCACGAGGACATCACCTATCTCGCTCCGGACACAGACGTCCTACAACGGCTTATGGCACGCGTGTTGGAGGACGAGCGCGGTGAGGTCGGACTCAAACTGCTTCCGTTCATCGACACGCCGGGAATCACCTACAACTATCGCGTGGCGTTCGAGGACGGTACTAGCGATGTGATTCGCGAGGAGACCATCCCCGTCTTCGTGGATGCTGCGCAAGAGGACGCTCAACAGGCGCTTGGTGAACGTGTTGTCGAGGGTGACTCGGTGACAGCAAAGCCCGACGTCGACGACCTTCGGACAGTACTCGACGCTCAAACCGACTTACGGACGGCTGCCGATCGCTATGTGAGCGTGCGGGTCAACGAGATCAAGAACCACCTTCAAGAGAAGCGCCACGAGGAGACCGCTCGGGAGCTAGAGAATCTCGACGAATACGCACAAGCGGAACGGGAACGGATCGAGGCGTTCATCGAGGAATACGAGCGCAAGGCGGACACTGGCTCGGATATGGACATCGCGATTCGTGGTCAACAAGAGCGTCTCGAGCAGCTTGAAGACAGAATCGAAACACGTCGCGAAGAACTCCGGCGTCGAGAGCAGATCATCTCCCTAGCGCCAGAGGTCGAGAACTACTGTCTCACGCTCCCCCTTTGA